The nucleotide sequence AAAGCAGTACACAAACATCTCCCAGTCCGTTATATGCCAACGGAAAAGGACCGGCAGAGTAGGCCAATACGCATAACGCAATGGCGATACCTACGGGAATAAGTTCCCATCCGGAATAAAAAAGCAGCATACATCCCGAAAGACAAGCAAGTCCAAGGGCTATAAAGGTACCACGCAACATAGCCTTGGGAGTTATCCACCCGGAAGCTACTGCACGTTCGGGACCAAGTCGATCTTCTTTGTCGGCCCCTTTCTTAAAATCAAAGTAGTCGTTGGCAAAGTTGCTGGCAATCTGGGCAAGCAAAGCTACCATCAGGCAAAGCAAAGCAGGCATCAGCCTGAACGTCCCTTCGCGGTATGCCAGAGCCGTTCCAACCAAAACAGGACTTAACGAAGCAGGCAGCGTTTTAGGCCGCGCTGCTTCAATCCACGCACGGAGAGGTGATATCTCCATTTTATAACGTAATTTCCAATGCTTCGTAAGCTGCTCCGGTTTTGGCACGTGCTTCTTCCAAAGAGGCACCGCGGGCAAGCAACACAGCCATCCGGCGGTGTCCGTGCACTTCGGGTTTGCCAAAGAATCGCATCTGCGTATCGGGCAGGCTAAGTACATTTTCCAGATTCCCAAATTGTAATTGGTTGCTGTCGCCCTCTACCACAACCGCACGAGAAGCAGATGGTCCGTGGAAAGTGATATTAGGAACAGGCAATCCCAGTACGGCACGCGCATGCAACGCAAACTGAGACAAGTCCTGCGAAATCATTGTTACCATACCGGTATCGTGAGGACGAGGTGATACCTCGCTGAAAATAACATCGTCGCCCTTGATGAATAGCTCAACGCCAAAAATACCTCTTCCTCCCAGGGCATCAGTAATCTTAGTTGCTATTTCACGGGCCTTTTCACGGGCTGCAAGAGTCATAGCCTGAGGTTGCCAAGATTCGCGGTAGTCGCCATCCACCTGCACATGTCCGATCGGCTCGCAGAAAGATGTACCGTTAATATGACGAACCGTGAGCTGCGTGATTTCATAGTCGAAATTCACAAAACCCTCTACTATAACTTTACCGGCACCTGCACGTCCGCCTTCCTGTGCGTACTCCCAGGAGTGCTTAATATCCTCTTCTTTGCGGATAACACTCTGTCCGTGACCCGAAGAACTCATAATAGGCTTAACCACACAAGGCATACCGATGGTTTTAACAGCTTCGGTAAACTCCTCGAATGTCGCGGCAAAGCGGTATGGAGAAGTTGGAATACCCAGTTCTTCGGCAGCCAGACGGCGGATACCTTCACGATTCATGGTAAGGTAAGTCGCCTTGGCAGTAGGGATAACATGATACCCTTCTTTTTCAAGTTCTATAAGCGTAGTAGTAGCGATAGCTTCCACTTCCGGAACGATATAATCGGGCTTTTCTTTCTCTATAATTTCGCGTAAGCGTGCTCCGTCAAGCATAGATACCACATAAGAGCGGTGAGCCACCTGCATGGCAGGAGCATTAGGATATTTATCGAGGGCAATCACCTCTACTCCGTATCGTTGTAATTCTATTACAAACTCTTTACCTAATTCTCCGGATCCGCACAATACTACCTTAGTAGCTACCGGCGACATGGGTGTACCTATTTTTACCATAATATCCCTGTTTTTTTTATTTTTATGCAAAAGTACCTGTTAATCTAAAATTGTGCAACCCGAAAGATAAAAAACTTATTTATTTTCCTATATTTGCGCCATGAAAAAATTGCTTTTTCTACTACTTCTCTTTTGCGGCTACTTTCTGCTGGATCCGGCTCAGTTCGGCGTTAGCAGAGACATTAAGTTTGCGCCCCAAAATGAAATAGTAAAAGAAAAGACTGATTTTTCAGACATGCAAGCTCGCATCATGACACTAAAAAGTGATTTGAGCACTTCTACTTGTCTCACCCCGCGTACAGTTCAACTAACACCTTCCTCTTTTTGTGAGCGTTATACACGTACTGCAGAAAGACTTCTTCAGGGAGTCCGCATCAAAAACGTAAATCTGCTTCTCAAAACATCCGAAAGTGTAGCCTTAACCGAATCTGTCCAGGTATCATCTCTCCGTTCCTGCGCAGGATACCTTGTATTCGCGTTGCGAAAAATAATTATTTAGATCGAACGACATTTTGTTTTGTAACGTATGGGATAGCAATCTCATACCATTATTTATGCCTTTTATTTCTGTAGTTACCTGCAGAAAAAGGGCTATAGTATTCATAAATTAAAATTCAACAAATATGTCAGCAAAAAATTCATCTAAATTCAAAATATACTTTTTCATTCTTCTTACAATTCTTGGTTGTGTACTGGCTTGTACCTCACTTATACCAAACGACTATCTGAAACTAGTAGTTGTTATGGGCTCATTATTGGTTGGTATCTATGGTATATCAAAGTCGTTGGGCCATGCCGTAACAAATGATTCTGAAGAAGAAAAAAAATAATAATAATCTTTATCTAGTTACATTCAACTTCCTATTAAAATGAAAATTAACAAAGATTTGGTAGATGCTGTGTTGATGCTATCAGTTATAAGTCTGGTACTCATTGGTACAACAAAATTCGATGATGAGTCGTCTAAAACAATTGTAATGGCAGCCGTGGGATTCCTTGCAGTTATTGCTTTAGTATTAAGAGTTCTTGTTTCACGCAACAGTTCAGGTAACAGCGAACATTCACATTGAAATAAAAAAAGAAGATTCACTTCAAATAAAAAAGGTTGCCGGTAAATAAACCGGCAACCTTTTTTTATTTGGTTTTAAAGAAAGACTTATCGCGTAGCAAATTTCTTCTTTTCCTTTATCAGAATAACAGAAACGGCAGCCAACAGTAGGAAACATCCACCGGTAAGCAATGCATACATAGGATGTCCGTTATATACATTGTGAACAAACCAACCGTGAATAACCCCATTAACAATTTGGGGAATGGTGATAAAGAAATTAAATATACCCATATAAGTTCCCATTTTTTCGGGAGGCAGACTGTCGGAAAGGATTGAGTACGGCATTGCCAGAATACTTGCCCAGGCTATACCTATTCCAATCATTGAAAAGAACATCATATCCGTATTTGTAAGCAGATACATGGAGATAAGTCCTACTCCCCCCAACGTTAAGCAGACAGAGTGAGTTGCCTTTCGTCCCAGAAAACGGGCAATGGGGATAAGCATCAGGGCAAAGAGCATGGCAACAAAATTATAAACACCAAACAACTCTCCTACTTTATCGCCGGCTATGGAATAATCGGCCGAGGCCGGATCGGTTA is from uncultured Macellibacteroides sp. and encodes:
- a CDS encoding 1,4-dihydroxy-2-naphthoate polyprenyltransferase, whose amino-acid sequence is MEISPLRAWIEAARPKTLPASLSPVLVGTALAYREGTFRLMPALLCLMVALLAQIASNFANDYFDFKKGADKEDRLGPERAVASGWITPKAMLRGTFIALGLACLSGCMLLFYSGWELIPVGIAIALCVLAYSAGPFPLAYNGLGDVCVLLFYGIIPVVFTYYVQAGSFTLLAFILSVAMGLLSVNILIVNNYRDYFQDKAVKKRTSVVLFGRRFGRWLYLFNGIVPILLILPLLLQCEAWKVALFGIFFVLFIQTWRELISFEGKALNDTLAHTGRNVLLFALCLSALLVF
- the purT gene encoding formate-dependent phosphoribosylglycinamide formyltransferase, with amino-acid sequence MVKIGTPMSPVATKVVLCGSGELGKEFVIELQRYGVEVIALDKYPNAPAMQVAHRSYVVSMLDGARLREIIEKEKPDYIVPEVEAIATTTLIELEKEGYHVIPTAKATYLTMNREGIRRLAAEELGIPTSPYRFAATFEEFTEAVKTIGMPCVVKPIMSSSGHGQSVIRKEEDIKHSWEYAQEGGRAGAGKVIVEGFVNFDYEITQLTVRHINGTSFCEPIGHVQVDGDYRESWQPQAMTLAAREKAREIATKITDALGGRGIFGVELFIKGDDVIFSEVSPRPHDTGMVTMISQDLSQFALHARAVLGLPVPNITFHGPSASRAVVVEGDSNQLQFGNLENVLSLPDTQMRFFGKPEVHGHRRMAVLLARGASLEEARAKTGAAYEALEITL